One genomic region from Microbacterium sp. No. 7 encodes:
- a CDS encoding SDR family NAD(P)-dependent oxidoreductase, translating to MAEEFAGKVALVTGGASGIGEVVARMLAQQGASVLVVDLNEEGANRVAGEIGNAGGKAAGFAADVTDADRMKAAVDAAVEQFGGLHLAFNNAGIVGPLGPLHETDLEGYRKLMAINLDSVYYGMYYEIPAMLKAGGGSIVNTSSILGLVGVTGAVPYVAAKHGVTGMTKAAALGYAPQGIRINSVHPGYIDTPLLGNLSEEWYNGLVAKHPIGRLGKAEEVAELVLFLLSDRSSFITGTQHTVDGGYTAQ from the coding sequence ATGGCAGAAGAGTTCGCGGGCAAGGTCGCGCTGGTCACCGGAGGAGCGTCCGGCATCGGTGAGGTGGTGGCCCGGATGCTGGCACAGCAGGGTGCGTCCGTGCTGGTCGTCGACCTGAACGAGGAGGGCGCGAACCGGGTCGCGGGGGAGATCGGGAACGCCGGCGGCAAGGCGGCCGGCTTCGCGGCGGACGTGACCGACGCGGACCGGATGAAGGCGGCGGTCGACGCGGCGGTCGAGCAGTTCGGCGGGCTGCACCTCGCGTTCAACAACGCCGGCATCGTCGGCCCGCTCGGCCCGCTACACGAGACGGACCTCGAGGGATACCGAAAGCTGATGGCGATCAACCTCGACTCCGTCTACTACGGCATGTACTACGAGATCCCGGCGATGCTGAAGGCCGGGGGTGGCTCCATCGTGAACACCTCCTCCATCCTCGGGCTCGTCGGCGTCACGGGGGCCGTCCCGTACGTCGCAGCCAAGCACGGAGTCACCGGAATGACGAAGGCCGCAGCGCTCGGGTACGCGCCGCAGGGAATCCGCATCAACTCGGTGCATCCCGGCTACATCGACACGCCCCTGCTCGGGAACCTCTCCGAGGAGTGGTACAACGGGCTGGTCGCGAAGCACCCCATCGGCCGTCTCGGGAAGGCGGAGGAGGTCGCGGAGCTGGTGCTGTTCCTGCTGTCCGACCGGTCGTCGTTCATCACCGGCACGCAGCACACCGTGGACGGCGGCTACACCGCGCAGTAA
- a CDS encoding IS256 family transposase, translated as MALDQSALLELLGELKLTDVTDRIRVATETLYQELINAEATALIGAAPFERSSTRTTQRNGSRPRTLSTTAGDLELRIPKLRQGTFFPSLLERRRRVDQALFAVVMEAYLHGVSTRKVDDLVKALGADTGISKSEVSRICADLDAEVAAFRDRDLATMGYPYVFLDATYCKARVNHRVVSQAIVVAVGVAADGRREVLGFDVGDTESEPFWTSFLRSLKARGLAGTQLVISDAHTGLKKAISTVLQGAAWQRCRVHFMRNVLAVVPKASGEMVASIIRTIFAQPDKEHVQAQFDEVVRMLDRSHPKVAEMLSDARDDLLAFTGFPQKHWRQIWSTNPLERVNKEIKRRTDVVGVFPNPAALLRLAGAVLVEQHDEWEAGDRRYFSEHSMRQLDAMNTAHIEEVVIPEIAAA; from the coding sequence ATGGCTCTTGACCAGTCTGCCCTGCTCGAGCTGCTCGGGGAACTGAAACTCACCGATGTCACCGACCGGATCCGGGTCGCGACCGAGACGCTCTACCAGGAGCTGATCAACGCGGAAGCGACCGCGTTGATCGGTGCCGCCCCGTTCGAACGGTCGTCCACCCGGACGACACAGCGCAACGGCTCCCGACCGAGGACCCTGTCCACGACCGCCGGGGATCTGGAGCTGCGGATCCCGAAGCTGCGGCAGGGGACGTTCTTCCCGTCGCTGCTGGAGCGACGTCGCCGCGTCGATCAGGCACTGTTCGCGGTGGTGATGGAGGCCTACCTGCACGGCGTCTCCACGAGGAAGGTCGACGACCTGGTGAAGGCGCTCGGCGCCGACACCGGGATCTCGAAGTCCGAGGTGTCCAGGATCTGCGCCGACCTGGACGCCGAGGTCGCCGCGTTCCGCGACCGCGATCTTGCGACGATGGGCTACCCGTATGTGTTCCTCGACGCCACCTACTGCAAAGCACGAGTGAATCATCGGGTGGTGTCGCAGGCGATCGTCGTCGCCGTCGGCGTCGCCGCAGACGGACGCCGCGAAGTGCTCGGCTTCGACGTCGGCGACACCGAGAGTGAGCCGTTCTGGACCAGCTTCCTGCGCTCTCTGAAGGCCCGTGGGCTGGCCGGCACGCAACTGGTGATCTCCGACGCCCACACCGGGCTGAAGAAAGCGATCAGCACCGTTCTGCAGGGCGCCGCCTGGCAACGCTGCCGGGTGCACTTCATGCGCAACGTCCTCGCGGTGGTGCCCAAGGCCAGCGGCGAGATGGTCGCCTCGATCATCCGCACGATCTTCGCCCAACCCGACAAGGAGCATGTTCAGGCCCAGTTCGACGAAGTCGTCCGCATGCTCGACCGGTCGCACCCGAAGGTTGCCGAGATGCTCTCCGACGCACGAGACGACCTGCTCGCGTTCACTGGGTTCCCGCAGAAGCACTGGCGGCAGATCTGGTCCACGAACCCGCTGGAACGGGTGAACAAGGAGATCAAGCGTCGCACCGACGTGGTCGGGGTGTTCCCCAACCCCGCCGCGCTGCTGCGCCTGGCCGGCGCGGTCCTGGTCGAGCAGCACGACGAATGGGAAGCCGGCGACCGCCGCTACTTCTCCGAGCACTCCATGCGGCAACTCGACGCCATGAACACCGCCCACATCGAGGAGGTGGTCATCCCCGAAATCGCTGCGGCATAA
- a CDS encoding integrase catalytic domain-containing protein, with translation MAHHVHDVTLEPENYTTPRDVTGMGSELSVRSRAEITAKYAKAYARVSKKERGRLLGEVVAVTGWSRDNARRRLAAAAKPRPRAVTPQRPRPRKYSYDAVKVLQLVWAFAGFECGKYLAASMMALLDALERHGELVPGKARYSAQVRAELLGMSAATIDRYLAPARATDPLRGVSTTKPSPLLRSSITVRKAGDEVEDAPGFFEGDTVAHCGPTLRGEFARTVNLTDMRTGWVFTRSVRNNAHVHILSALDAAVEAIPFEIVGLDFDNGSEFINHDVVGWAAGRKIFFTRSRPYKKNDQATIESKNNHLVRRYGFYWRYDTPEALILLNQLWPLVNDRLNYFTPTKKPTGWATDAAGRRKRLYDKPKTPIDRLLDAGVLSPAQEAELRARRDALNPAEIARRIQSLQDHLTGLARDTTLALQAVSATPLPDTSRGVRLRPAS, from the coding sequence ATGGCTCACCACGTTCACGACGTGACACTCGAGCCCGAGAACTACACCACTCCCAGGGACGTCACCGGCATGGGAAGCGAGTTGTCGGTGCGGTCACGTGCGGAGATCACAGCGAAGTACGCCAAGGCGTATGCGAGGGTGTCGAAGAAGGAGCGGGGCCGGCTGCTGGGCGAGGTGGTCGCGGTGACGGGCTGGTCCCGTGACAACGCCCGCCGCAGGCTGGCCGCCGCCGCCAAGCCGCGGCCTCGGGCGGTGACGCCGCAGCGGCCGCGGCCGCGGAAATACTCCTACGACGCGGTGAAGGTGCTGCAGCTGGTGTGGGCGTTCGCCGGATTCGAGTGCGGGAAGTACCTGGCTGCCTCGATGATGGCCCTGCTGGACGCGCTGGAGCGCCACGGCGAACTCGTGCCCGGAAAGGCGCGGTACTCGGCGCAGGTGCGCGCCGAGCTGCTCGGGATGAGCGCGGCAACGATCGACCGGTACCTTGCACCAGCCCGTGCGACGGACCCGCTGCGCGGGGTCTCGACGACGAAGCCGTCGCCGCTGCTGCGCTCCTCGATCACGGTCCGTAAGGCTGGCGACGAGGTCGAGGACGCCCCCGGGTTCTTCGAGGGCGACACCGTCGCGCACTGCGGCCCAACGCTCAGGGGCGAGTTCGCCCGGACGGTAAACCTGACCGACATGCGCACCGGGTGGGTGTTCACGCGCTCGGTCCGCAACAACGCGCACGTGCACATCCTGTCCGCCCTCGACGCAGCGGTGGAGGCAATCCCCTTCGAGATCGTCGGGCTGGACTTCGACAACGGATCCGAGTTCATCAACCATGACGTGGTCGGCTGGGCCGCGGGCCGGAAGATCTTCTTCACCCGGTCTCGGCCCTACAAGAAGAACGACCAGGCCACGATCGAATCTAAGAACAACCACCTCGTACGCCGTTACGGGTTCTACTGGCGCTACGACACCCCCGAAGCGCTGATCCTGCTCAACCAGCTCTGGCCGCTGGTGAACGACCGGCTGAACTACTTCACCCCGACCAAGAAGCCCACCGGATGGGCCACCGACGCCGCCGGGCGCCGCAAGCGCCTCTACGACAAGCCAAAGACCCCGATCGACCGGCTCCTGGACGCAGGGGTGCTCTCCCCGGCACAAGAGGCCGAGCTGCGCGCCCGCCGCGACGCACTCAACCCCGCCGAGATCGCCCGCCGCATCCAGTCCCTCCAAGACCACCTCACCGGCCTTGCACGCGACACGACCCTCGCCCTCCAGGCCGTCTCGGCCACGCCACTGCCCGACACCAGCCGCGGCGTCCGTCTCCGCCCCGCCAGCTGA
- a CDS encoding PadR family transcriptional regulator has translation MTIPLAPPSFWILTALASHRRHGYEILQVAATASDGRVSLKVPTLYAALERLEANGSIRADGEEIVNGRARRYFVITDEGAARLSEEVDSMEQAARAARAQLTTHKSAFAFTPAALA, from the coding sequence ATGACCATTCCCCTAGCCCCACCGTCGTTTTGGATCTTGACTGCGCTAGCGTCGCACCGTCGGCACGGGTACGAGATCCTTCAGGTGGCGGCGACAGCATCCGATGGGCGGGTCTCGCTGAAGGTGCCCACGCTCTATGCGGCCTTGGAGCGACTTGAGGCGAACGGGTCCATCCGCGCTGATGGCGAGGAGATCGTAAATGGTCGCGCGCGGCGCTACTTTGTCATCACTGACGAGGGCGCCGCACGACTCTCGGAGGAGGTCGACTCGATGGAGCAGGCCGCTCGCGCGGCTCGCGCCCAGTTGACGACGCATAAGTCAGCGTTCGCCTTCACGCCGGCGGCGTTGGCATGA
- a CDS encoding recombinase family protein yields the protein MRLLGYTRVSTSSQDAQLQLDALVGAGVQKRDVFADVTSGSKTAVERRGMKKLLEHAEPGDTVVVWRVDRLGRSLIDVLNTVNLLRDRGIHVRSISDGIDPTTSTGRLMLNMLATLAEYERELIVERVNAGIAAARQNGTRFGRPVSDPVVIAEKLQLVADARSRGRTAEDAARLVGWSRATLYRHQQTHASHAATM from the coding sequence GTGAGACTTCTTGGATACACCCGGGTCAGCACATCAAGCCAGGATGCACAGCTGCAGCTCGACGCGCTCGTTGGCGCCGGCGTTCAAAAGCGTGATGTGTTCGCTGACGTCACATCCGGCAGCAAGACGGCGGTCGAGCGTCGAGGGATGAAGAAGCTTCTCGAACACGCTGAGCCCGGCGACACCGTCGTCGTCTGGCGCGTCGACCGACTCGGCCGATCCCTGATCGACGTCCTCAACACAGTGAACCTACTGCGCGATCGCGGCATCCACGTGCGCTCGATCTCCGATGGCATCGACCCGACGACATCGACGGGCCGGCTAATGCTCAACATGCTGGCCACACTCGCCGAGTACGAGCGTGAGTTGATTGTCGAACGAGTCAACGCCGGCATCGCCGCCGCCAGGCAAAACGGAACCCGATTCGGTCGGCCCGTGTCTGACCCGGTCGTGATCGCGGAGAAGCTGCAGCTCGTAGCTGATGCGCGTTCCCGGGGCCGCACGGCGGAAGATGCGGCCCGTCTCGTCGGGTGGAGCCGAGCGACCCTGTACCGGCATCAGCAAACTCACGCTTCACACGCCGCGACGATGTAG
- a CDS encoding Mu transposase C-terminal domain-containing protein has translation MDGEGRWRILRLHVEDQIPLAALARESRISARTLQRWHHLYRDGGLAALDAQPRGDRGARRTQPETVAFIERLALTRPRPALATLHRLATADATRRGVPAPSYSTVREIVMDLDPALVTLALEGPASYRDKFELVFRRRADHPNQTWQSDHTELDILIVGADGKPDRPWLTTVLDDHSRAICGYMVFTGAPSAINTALALRQAIWRKTDPAWAMCGIPDVLHVDHGSDFTSHHLERTAISLHIRIIHSTVGRPQGRGKIERVFRTINTELLAVLPGHLDRGSRNPKPVLTLTELDRAIGAFIATYNDRIHSELGISPKAAWIGDGWLPRMPDSLEELDGLLLTVPKNRVVQRDGIHFQGQRYLAPTLAPFVGRTITIRYDPRDISEIRVYDRDTFICTAIDEAHPNLRLSLRDIETARRARRRELRRTINDRIATVAPREEPRAPVPALTPRRPRLRTYEEDE, from the coding sequence GTGGACGGTGAGGGGCGGTGGCGGATTCTTCGGCTGCATGTCGAAGACCAGATTCCCCTCGCCGCCCTCGCCCGAGAATCCCGGATCAGCGCGAGAACACTTCAACGCTGGCATCACCTGTACCGCGATGGCGGCCTCGCCGCGCTCGACGCTCAGCCTCGCGGTGACCGCGGAGCGCGACGGACCCAGCCTGAGACTGTGGCGTTCATCGAACGCCTGGCATTGACGAGACCCCGTCCCGCCCTTGCTACGCTCCATCGCCTCGCCACTGCGGACGCAACACGGAGGGGTGTTCCCGCGCCGAGCTATTCGACGGTCAGGGAGATCGTCATGGATCTCGACCCGGCGTTGGTGACCCTCGCGTTAGAGGGGCCGGCGTCGTATCGGGACAAGTTCGAGCTGGTTTTCCGTCGCCGTGCCGATCACCCGAACCAGACGTGGCAGTCCGACCACACCGAACTCGACATCCTCATCGTCGGCGCCGACGGTAAACCGGATCGACCCTGGTTGACCACGGTCCTAGATGATCACTCCCGCGCGATCTGCGGCTACATGGTGTTCACCGGCGCACCGTCTGCGATAAACACCGCCCTCGCGCTCCGGCAGGCGATTTGGCGCAAGACTGACCCCGCCTGGGCCATGTGCGGGATCCCCGACGTTCTGCACGTCGATCACGGCTCCGACTTCACCAGCCATCATCTGGAACGTACCGCGATCTCGCTACACATCCGGATCATCCACTCCACCGTCGGCAGACCTCAAGGGCGAGGAAAAATCGAGCGAGTCTTCCGCACCATCAACACCGAGCTCCTCGCAGTGCTGCCCGGGCACCTCGACCGAGGCAGCAGGAATCCGAAGCCAGTCCTCACCCTGACAGAGCTTGATCGGGCAATCGGCGCGTTCATCGCGACCTACAACGACCGAATTCACAGCGAACTTGGGATCTCTCCGAAGGCTGCGTGGATCGGCGACGGGTGGCTTCCTCGCATGCCCGACAGCCTCGAAGAACTCGACGGTCTGCTCCTCACCGTCCCGAAGAACAGAGTCGTGCAACGCGACGGCATCCATTTCCAAGGCCAGAGGTACCTCGCGCCGACTTTGGCGCCGTTCGTGGGACGAACAATCACCATCCGATACGACCCCCGCGACATCTCAGAGATCCGCGTCTACGACCGCGACACGTTCATCTGCACAGCCATAGACGAAGCCCACCCGAACCTCCGCCTCAGCCTCCGCGACATCGAAACCGCACGCCGGGCACGGCGCCGAGAACTGCGCCGCACAATCAACGATCGGATCGCCACGGTCGCTCCACGTGAAGAACCCCGCGCGCCAGTGCCCGCGCTCACCCCGCGGCGGCCACGGCTGCGCACCTACGAAGAGGACGAATGA
- a CDS encoding AAA family ATPase, producing the protein MSHGFIVTKEHRRFTEFANAVRKEKTIGICHGAAGVGKTNSARRYASWDILEPYINEWGPRGEHDAKHYALANRSRAVFYTPEVLCRPKDLMQDIDHWQMKVGICADEHLRTLNPDTGSFCQRDVKHLVELLIIDEAERLTPTGLELLRDQHDRTHLAIILIGMPGIDERFRHYPQLFSRLGFSHQYRNLGREELLFVLDRHWKRLGKTLDPDDFTDAQAIAAIERITRGNFRLLERLFPQINRVLRINQLDTITDDVVEAAASILVIGN; encoded by the coding sequence ATGAGCCACGGATTCATCGTCACCAAAGAACACCGACGCTTCACCGAGTTCGCGAACGCCGTCCGGAAAGAGAAGACGATCGGGATCTGCCACGGCGCAGCGGGCGTCGGGAAGACGAACTCCGCCCGCCGCTACGCGAGCTGGGACATCCTCGAGCCGTACATCAACGAATGGGGTCCGCGCGGAGAGCACGACGCGAAGCATTACGCACTGGCGAACCGATCTCGGGCCGTCTTCTACACGCCCGAAGTCCTCTGCCGCCCCAAAGACCTCATGCAGGACATCGACCACTGGCAAATGAAAGTCGGCATCTGCGCCGACGAACACCTCAGAACACTCAACCCAGACACCGGGTCCTTCTGTCAGAGAGACGTCAAACACCTCGTCGAACTGCTCATCATTGACGAAGCCGAACGGCTCACCCCGACAGGGCTGGAACTGCTCCGGGACCAACACGACCGCACCCACCTCGCGATCATCCTGATCGGCATGCCCGGCATCGACGAACGTTTCCGCCACTACCCGCAACTCTTCAGCCGGCTTGGTTTCTCACATCAGTACCGAAACCTAGGCCGTGAGGAACTCCTGTTCGTCCTGGATCGCCACTGGAAGCGCCTCGGAAAGACCCTCGATCCGGACGACTTCACCGACGCGCAGGCCATCGCCGCGATCGAACGCATCACCCGCGGCAACTTCCGCCTCCTCGAGCGACTCTTCCCCCAGATCAACCGGGTACTCAGGATCAACCAGCTCGACACCATCACCGACGACGTCGTCGAAGCCGCCGCCAGCATCCTCGTCATCGGAAACTAG
- a CDS encoding cadmium resistance transporter, whose protein sequence is MILTSVLQAMGLFAATNIDDIIVLSLFFARGAGQRGTTARILAGQYLGFAGILGAAVLVTIGAGAFLPSAAIPYFGLIPLGLGLWAAWQAWRGDDDDDDDEAKVAGKKVGVWTVAGVTLANGGDNIGVYTPVFLSVEPLAVVAYCIVFLALVAVLVALAKFVATRPPIAEVLERWEHILFPIVLIGLGIVILVSGGAFGL, encoded by the coding sequence ATGATCCTCACCTCGGTCTTGCAGGCGATGGGCCTGTTCGCAGCGACCAACATCGACGACATCATCGTGCTCTCCCTCTTCTTCGCGCGAGGGGCAGGCCAGCGCGGCACTACCGCCCGCATTCTGGCCGGCCAGTACCTCGGATTCGCCGGCATCCTCGGTGCCGCGGTCCTGGTGACCATCGGTGCCGGAGCATTCCTGCCCTCGGCAGCCATCCCGTACTTCGGTCTCATCCCTCTGGGCCTCGGCCTCTGGGCCGCATGGCAGGCCTGGCGCGGAGACGATGACGACGATGACGACGAGGCCAAGGTTGCCGGCAAGAAGGTCGGCGTGTGGACAGTCGCAGGCGTCACCCTTGCCAACGGCGGCGACAACATCGGCGTCTACACCCCTGTCTTCCTCAGCGTGGAACCTCTCGCAGTAGTCGCCTACTGCATCGTCTTCCTCGCGCTCGTCGCGGTCCTGGTGGCCCTGGCAAAGTTCGTCGCCACCCGCCCCCCGATCGCAGAAGTGCTCGAACGCTGGGAGCACATCCTCTTCCCCATCGTTCTCATCGGCCTCGGCATCGTGATCCTCGTCAGCGGCGGAGCCTTCGGACTCTGA
- the cmtR gene encoding Cd(II)/Pb(II)-sensing metalloregulatory transcriptional regulator CmtR — protein sequence MLTIASRLDVMNRLGRALADPTRSRIILTLLDHPAYPAELARDLDLTRPNVSNHLACLRDCGIVVSEPEGRRTRYEIADSHLAQALTALVDATLAVDEDAPCIDPACSLPGCDAAGEGA from the coding sequence ATGCTGACTATTGCTTCGCGTCTCGACGTGATGAACCGCCTGGGTCGTGCACTGGCCGACCCCACTCGATCCCGGATCATCTTGACCCTGCTCGACCATCCCGCTTACCCGGCGGAACTGGCCCGAGATCTGGACCTGACACGCCCGAACGTGTCCAACCACCTGGCATGCCTGCGCGATTGCGGGATCGTCGTCTCCGAGCCCGAGGGTCGTCGGACACGATATGAGATCGCCGATTCGCACCTGGCGCAGGCGCTGACGGCACTGGTCGATGCCACCCTGGCAGTGGACGAAGACGCCCCGTGCATCGATCCCGCCTGCTCGCTTCCCGGATGCGACGCAGCTGGGGAGGGCGCATGA
- a CDS encoding recombinase family protein produces the protein MHVGYARVSTLEQDLSAQREALERLGVENKNIYFDHGLTGTTRARPGLREALAATRDGDTLVVTKLDRLARSLPDARDIADELTIKGVALSLGGSVYDPNDAVGRLLFNVLGMVAEFEADLIRLRTREGMAIARSKGKLKGKKPKLSPSQRKHLLTLHAAGEHTQAELAELFNVSRTTIYRELRRTTADT, from the coding sequence ATGCATGTCGGCTACGCGCGCGTCTCGACTCTCGAGCAAGACCTCTCCGCCCAACGGGAAGCACTCGAGCGCCTCGGAGTCGAGAACAAGAACATCTACTTCGACCACGGCCTAACGGGAACGACCCGCGCCCGGCCCGGGCTGCGTGAGGCACTGGCCGCGACCCGGGATGGGGACACCCTGGTGGTGACCAAGCTCGACCGGCTGGCCCGCTCGCTCCCGGACGCGAGGGACATCGCCGACGAGCTCACCATCAAAGGAGTGGCGCTCAGTCTCGGAGGCAGCGTCTACGACCCCAACGACGCCGTCGGCCGGTTGCTGTTCAACGTGCTCGGCATGGTGGCCGAGTTCGAGGCGGACCTCATCCGCCTGCGCACCCGCGAGGGCATGGCCATCGCCAGATCCAAGGGCAAGCTCAAGGGCAAGAAGCCCAAGCTCTCGCCCTCTCAGCGCAAGCATCTGTTGACGTTGCACGCGGCTGGCGAGCACACCCAGGCCGAGCTCGCCGAGCTGTTCAACGTCTCCCGCACCACCATCTACCGCGAGCTGCGCCGCACCACGGCGGACACCTGA
- a CDS encoding Fic/DOC family protein, producing MPRGTTFRTWDDYFIPGTSVLRNKFTAPGKPYGEPDPDKLRQLEEAYAHTRLQELYDGPIPGQFDYDHMKAIHAYVFQDVYEWAGQERVAPAGQFMTKDGHAYYGAGPHLTAGAEAEYAKLASKDYLRGLPKAKFVDELAESWGELNVVHSFREGNTRTQFVFFSQLAEQAGYRIDAAQFAPGSPLRDEFVQARFHSQDTGRNDQLAAVLGKAITPLDRDASASRMSDNGVADALRASFPMSARGAVRPAPTPGANVAKRSTTQHPERGRTDTGRSGRD from the coding sequence ATGCCTCGCGGCACCACCTTTCGTACCTGGGATGACTACTTCATCCCAGGTACTTCTGTGTTGAGGAACAAGTTCACCGCACCCGGCAAGCCGTATGGGGAACCCGACCCCGACAAGCTCCGGCAGTTGGAAGAGGCATACGCGCACACGCGCCTTCAAGAGCTGTACGACGGCCCGATTCCTGGCCAGTTCGACTACGACCACATGAAGGCGATCCACGCTTACGTGTTCCAGGACGTCTACGAGTGGGCTGGTCAAGAACGGGTGGCGCCGGCCGGACAGTTCATGACGAAGGACGGACACGCCTACTACGGCGCCGGCCCTCACCTGACGGCGGGCGCCGAGGCCGAGTACGCCAAGCTCGCCAGCAAGGACTATCTGCGCGGACTGCCGAAAGCGAAGTTCGTCGACGAGCTCGCGGAGAGCTGGGGGGAGCTGAATGTCGTGCACAGCTTCCGTGAGGGCAATACGCGGACGCAGTTCGTGTTCTTCTCCCAGCTCGCAGAGCAGGCCGGCTATCGGATCGACGCCGCGCAATTTGCTCCCGGCTCGCCGCTGCGCGACGAGTTCGTGCAGGCACGGTTTCACTCCCAGGACACCGGCCGAAACGATCAGCTCGCCGCGGTGCTGGGGAAGGCGATCACCCCTTTAGACCGTGACGCTTCGGCGTCCCGGATGAGCGACAACGGCGTAGCCGACGCCCTCCGCGCAAGCTTCCCCATGAGTGCGAGAGGGGCCGTGCGACCGGCACCCACGCCGGGCGCGAACGTCGCAAAACGTTCGACGACGCAGCACCCCGAAAGAGGCAGAACCGACACAGGACGGAGCGGACGTGACTGA
- a CDS encoding antitoxin VbhA family protein, with protein MTTRFDIEQRWPELFDGLTETQRWSVAQSLAAAWHEGWEPNRADVANLTEYAGGRIDHAEYIRRSDASSKGTRGSAR; from the coding sequence ATGACTACTCGATTCGACATTGAGCAGCGGTGGCCGGAGTTGTTCGACGGCCTGACCGAGACGCAGCGCTGGTCCGTCGCGCAGTCCCTCGCGGCCGCCTGGCATGAGGGCTGGGAGCCGAACCGCGCCGACGTCGCCAACCTCACCGAGTATGCGGGTGGCCGGATCGACCACGCCGAGTACATCCGTCGATCGGATGCGTCGTCGAAGGGCACGCGGGGGAGTGCGCGATGA
- a CDS encoding recombinase family protein: MNVVGYARVSKREQNPAAQEAELRAAGASRVFVDHGESSRITDRPQWLACLDYLREGDTLLVRRLDRLGGTERIIIETLHDLDRRGVNIKSLTEPMIDTTTPMGRALFGMVAVFAQLRVDTIRENTMRGLAHAKSQGRVGGRPAKMTPEKIAQAKRMRAENASLDHIAGVLSVGKSTVARALARLEDDSEQVTAGASSGRR, from the coding sequence ATGAACGTTGTCGGCTACGCCCGTGTGTCGAAGCGGGAGCAGAACCCCGCCGCCCAGGAGGCCGAGCTGCGCGCGGCCGGCGCTTCTCGAGTATTCGTCGACCACGGCGAATCCAGCCGCATCACGGACCGCCCGCAGTGGCTTGCCTGCCTCGATTACCTCCGCGAGGGCGACACCCTTCTGGTGCGCCGCCTCGACCGCCTCGGCGGCACGGAGCGAATCATCATCGAGACGCTGCACGACCTCGACCGTCGAGGGGTGAACATCAAGAGCCTCACGGAGCCGATGATCGACACCACAACCCCGATGGGCCGCGCCCTGTTCGGCATGGTCGCCGTGTTCGCGCAGCTCCGCGTCGACACGATCCGGGAGAACACCATGCGGGGCCTCGCTCACGCGAAGTCGCAGGGTCGAGTCGGTGGGCGGCCGGCGAAGATGACGCCGGAGAAGATCGCACAGGCCAAACGGATGCGCGCCGAGAACGCGAGTCTTGATCACATCGCCGGGGTTCTCAGCGTTGGTAAATCGACGGTCGCCCGCGCGCTTGCTCGCCTAGAGGATGATTCCGAGCAAGTAACGGCAGGCGCTTCGAGCGGCCGACGGTGA
- a CDS encoding GNAT family N-acetyltransferase → MLSLRERVDADIATVMSWIPDERALYLFTGPRLVWPLTVDQLAAMTVTSEIRAWVMVDDESLVIGHFDLTLADDTARIGRVIVDPAERGRGYGGALVSLAVERARSLGARRVALNVIADNAPAIATYEQAGFRQLPGGDRPDVRSMALTL, encoded by the coding sequence ATGCTGAGCCTGCGGGAGAGGGTAGACGCCGACATTGCGACGGTGATGAGTTGGATTCCGGATGAGAGGGCGCTGTACCTGTTCACGGGTCCCCGGTTGGTGTGGCCGCTGACAGTAGATCAGTTGGCAGCCATGACCGTCACCAGTGAGATAAGGGCGTGGGTGATGGTCGACGATGAGTCACTTGTGATCGGGCACTTCGACCTCACGCTGGCCGATGACACCGCCCGGATTGGGAGAGTCATCGTCGATCCGGCAGAGCGCGGTCGTGGCTATGGCGGCGCGCTGGTGAGCCTGGCGGTAGAGAGGGCTCGCTCGCTCGGTGCGAGGCGCGTCGCGCTCAACGTGATTGCCGACAACGCGCCCGCGATCGCAACTTATGAGCAGGCCGGATTCCGGCAGCTGCCCGGAGGCGACAGGCCAGACGTTCGGTCCATGGCCCTGACCCTCTGA